TGAGATTGCTTGGTGGAGTGCCGGGAGGCGAAAGAGGTAAAGTCATGAGTCCCAAGCAAGTATGGGAGACTCTCCCGCATCGCTTGTATATCCAGATTACCTGGATGATGCAGCTGCGTCCGTCTATTAAATAGATCGAGAAACTGATTGGCATTAATGGTGTAACGATATGTTTTTCTCTTGGCAGAACGTCTGGAATGAAACTCAAGCGGAACTTCGTAAGCATCGGTGAGTATGATGTCCTCAGGCAGTCTGCCATTCAGCGCCATACACCAACGATCAATCGGAATCATAGATTCAGTATGGAAATGAAAAACCTGTCCAATCGCATGCACTCCAGCGTCTGTACGACCTGATGCATGTATTTTGACCGCCTCACCTGTCAGTGA
This sequence is a window from Paenibacillus urinalis. Protein-coding genes within it:
- the truA gene encoding tRNA pseudouridine(38-40) synthase TruA — translated: MRNICMKVNYDGTDYFGFQTQPIGNTIQDRIEEAIKSLTGEAVKIHASGRTDAGVHAIGQVFHFHTESMIPIDRWCMALNGRLPEDIILTDAYEVPLEFHSRRSAKRKTYRYTINANQFLDLFNRRTQLHHPGNLDIQAMRESLPYLLGTHDFTSFASRHSTKQSHIRTLYEAELTVDSSMSRKGHPRDQGVIHLFITGNGFLQHMVRIIVGTMLEVGEGKRKPEEMKLILEAEDRSAAGPTAVSKGLMLWNVEYEDF